The uncultured Bacteroides sp. genomic sequence TCATTATAATGGTGTGGTTTTACTGGAGATTGATCGCCTGGCTGGAGTGGAGGAAGCAGAGGCGGTAAGAGATGAAGTGGCACGCTTGCCGCATACACTTGCTGCGTTTGTTGGTTCCAGCGGGAAAAGTGTGAAACTGCTTGTCTCTTTTATCCGCCCCGATGGTTCTTTACCGCAGATAGAAACGGATGCGGAGCTGTTTCATGCGCATGCGTATCGCAAGGCTGTGAGGTTTTACGAGGAACTGATATCCTATAAGGTAACGTTGAAACGTCCGTCGTTGAATCACTGTTGCCGCTATTCCTGTGATTCAGGCTTGTACTTTAATCCCGAAACGAATCCCATCCTCATGAAGCAGCCTTGCGAAGTGAATGCAGAGCTTATTGATGAGGGTACAGTGCCGGGTGAAAATGATTGGTTGCTGAGGCTGATGCCGGGGCAGCAGTACAGAAGTATAGTATCTTCCTTGTTCGAATCTTCGTTGCAGGTTGTTTATGAGGAGATGGGAGGCTTTCCGCAGGAGGGAGATATAAAGCCGTTTCTGGTGGCTCTGGCGGGGAACTGTTTCAGGTCGGGTGTGCCGGAGGAGGACGTGGTGAAAGGGGCTATGCTTCACTTTAATCTTCTTAAGAGTGAAATGGAGCTGAGGCTGACGGTTCATAATGTGTATCTGGGTGGAAAGAATTTTGGTGGCAAACCCTGCCTCACTGCCGAGCAGCAGCTGGCGGTGAAGACGGAAGAGTTTATGGACCGCCGTTATGAGTTCCGTCACAATACGCAGACCACCGGAATGGAGTACAGGGAACGCAATTCGTTTGTTTTCGATTTCCGCCCCGTAACGCAGAGGGTGTTTAACAGTATTGCACTCAATGCTCAGAAGGAGGGGATACAGTTATGGGACAGAGATGTGACGCGCTATATCTTTTCTGATCGCACTCCGCTGTTTGCTCCTATTGAGGATTACCTGTCGAAACTTCCTGCATGGGATGGGAAAGACCGCATTCGTCTGCTGGCAGATGCCGTGCCGTGTGAAAATAAATATTGGCGCGACTTTTTCCACCGCTGGTTTCTGTGCATGGTGGCTCACTGGCAGGGAAGGAATAAGCAGTATGCAAACAGTACTTCGCCCTTACTGGTTGGAAAACAGGGCTACAAGAAATCAACATTCTGCCTGAGCATACTTCCGCCGGAGCTGCGTGCGTATTACACGGACAGCATTGATTTTGGCAGTAAGCGTGATGCCGAACTTTATCTCAATCGGTTTGCTTTGATAAGCATCGATGAGTTCGATCAGATAACCGTTGGGCAGCAGGCGTTTCTGAAACACATACTTCAGAAGCCGGTGGTTAAAACACGTAAGCCCAACCAAAGTGTTGTGCAGGAACTTCGCCGCTATGCTTCGTTTATTGCCACAAGCAATCATTACGATTTGCTGACTGATACTTCCGGTGGTCGCCGGTATATCTGTATAGAGGTAACGGACATTATAAAAATTCCGAAGGATATAAACTATGAGCAACTTTATGCGCAGGCGGTTAGTGAAATTCAGAGTGGAGAGCGCTATTGGTTTGACACTGAGGACGAAGCTGTTTTGATGGCCGGTAATGAGAAATTTGAAGTGCAGCCTCCTGCCGAGCAGCTTTTCCTGCAGTACTATCGTGCAGCCGGAAAGAATGAACCGTGTGAAAAACTGCTGGCTTCTGAGATCCTGACCCGAATGCAAAAAAAGAGTGGTTTCAAACTCTCGGCTACAAAGATTAACACTTTCGGACGTATCCTGAGTAAACTGCAGATTCCGCAGACCAGTTCGAACAAAGGCAGACTATATAACGTGGTGGAGTGCTGAAAAAGTGAGGGCAGCCCCCAAAAGTGATGGCAGAGTGATGGCTGAAAAACGATCCATCACTCTGTAATTGGTTTATATTCAGTGGTGTTCTTCTGAAAAGTGAGGGAGTGATGGCTGCAAAATTTTTATGAGAAGTTATTGATACTTTTTATTTAAAAATTGTATTTTTGTAAACAGATATATCTAATACTAATAAACATACTATGAAAAAGATTTCTTTTCTGCTCTCTTTTGCATTTGCCTTGGCAACACAGGCGCAACCCACCGCAAAACTAGGGGTAAACAGCATTGACGAAGTGGTGAAAGCCATGACGCTTCAGGAAAAGGCTCAGTTCCTGATTGGCTCTTCTATTACAAATTTCAACGGTGTAGGTGCTGTTGTGGGCAATACCATGAACTTAGTGCCCGGAGCTGCCGGAACCACTGTTCCTATTCCTCGTTTGGGTATTCCTTCAACAGTTTTAGCCGATGGGCCTGCCGGATTGCGTATTGCTCCAATTCGTGAAAACGATAATTCTACCTATTATTGTACTGGTTTCCCTATTGCAACAGTACTTGCTTCTACCTGGAACACAGATTTGGTAAAGAAAGTGGGTGAAGCTATGGGTAACGAAGTGCATGAGTACGGTTGCGATGTGCTGCTGGCTCCGGGAATGAATATCCACCGCAATCCTCTTTGTGGACGTAACTTTGAATACTATTCCGAAGATCCGCTGATTGCCGGAAAAATGGCTGCAGCTATAGTAAACGGTGTTCAGTCGCAAGGAGTGGGTACATCTGTCAAGCATTTTGCAGGGAATAACCAGGAAACACTTCGTACCAGGAATGATGCCCGCATCACTCAGCGTGCTTTGCGCGAAATCTATCTGAAAGGATTTGAGATTGCCGTTAAGGAAGCACAACCGTGGACTGTGATGTCGTCTTACAATAAAATTAATGGTACCTATACTCAGGAAGATTACGAATTACTAACCACCATCCTGCGTGATGAATGGGGATTCAAAGGTCTTGTAATGTCCGATTGGACCGGACAACGAAATACTGCCGCGCAGGTACATGCCGGTAATGATCTGATGATGCCAGGGCAGATAGAGCAGGCTAATGAAATTGTAGCTAAGATAAAAAGTGGTGAATTGTCTGAGGCTGATGTTGATGCTTGTGTAAAGCGTATGCTGCAATATATAATGCTTACTCCACACTTTAAAGATTATAAATTTAGTAACAAGCCCGACCTGAAGGCGCATGCCGCTATTACCCGCAACTCTGCTGCCGAAGGAATGGTGCTTCTGAAGAATAACGAAGCCGCTCTGCCACTTACAGCTGGTCTGAAAAATATAGCACTTTTCGGTATCACTTCTTATGATTTCATTGCAGGTGGAACCGGTTCCGGTGATGTAAATAAGGCTTATGTGGTCGATTTACAGCAAGGGCTTCAGAATGCAGGCTTCGGTGTTCAACCAAAAATAAAGGCTGTATATGATAAGTTCAGAGCTTATGAAAATGAAAAACTTCAGGAAATAAACAAGCAACGCGGTTGGTATCTGGGACCGTTACGTCCAGAAGAACCTGTGATTGAAGAATCTTTTATCAACTTCCGTGCCGATGATTCTGATCTTGCCATTATCACTTTCGGCCGTAATTCAGGCGAAGGTAATGATCGTCGCATCAATGCTGATTTTGAATTGAGTGATGCAGAACGTGCTTTGCTTACCAATGTAACCCGCGCCTTCCATGCCAAAGGCAAGAAGGTTGTTGTTATTCTCAATGTAGGCGGTGTTATTGAAACAGCATCATGGAAACATCTTCCTGATGCTATTCTTCTGGCTTGGCAGGCAGGTCAGGAAGGCGGCAATACTGTGGCTGATGCACTGAAAGGAACAGTCAATCCATCTGGGCACTTACCGATGACTTTCCCGATGGACTATACCGATCATCCATCATCGCGCAACTTCCCTGCCGGATTTGTTTCTAGCTGGGATGACGAGCAGAATGCTACTTTGCTGAAAAAGAAAGATGTTGGCTATACCAATTACGAAGAAGATATCTGGGTAGGTTACCGTTATTTCAATACCAATAAAAAGGAGGTATCTTATCCGTTTGGTTACGGACTTTCTTATACCACCTTTAATTATAGCAATGCCGATGTTAAGAAGAGTGGCAATGATTGGAAAGTTACAGTGAAAGTAACTAATACCGGAAAAGTTGCCGGCAAAGAAGTTGCTCAGGTTTATATAAAAGCAGCTCCCGGCGAAGTAAAGAAACCATTGTGCGAACTTAAAGCTTTTGGTAAAACCCAACTATTGGCTCCCGGACAAAGTGAGATTCTTACAATGACCATTAAGAACTCTGATCTGGCTTCGTTTAACGAAGGTAAATCTGCCTGGGTAGTTGATGCCGGACAATACACTGCTCTCATTGGTGCTTCAGTAGCCGATATCCGTCAGTCAGTGCCCTTTGCTGTAGCCAAATCACAGATTACTGAAGTACACAATGTACTGAAGATGAAGAATGAAATGAATAGGATGAAGTAAGACTGAATTAATTCTATAACGAAAAAGACGTGGCTTTCTTCATTTGAAAGCCACGTCTTTTTTATTGCAATTTACTAGATTAATATCGAGATTGTGATTTATAAAAGATTTATCTTACCCCCAATAATTCTACCTCAAAGATCAGGGTAGAGTAGGGCTTAATCTTTCCTGCAGCACGGGTTCCATATCCCAGCATATATGGAATATAAATTATCCAGCGCGAACCAAGAGGCATAGCCTGCAAAGCTTCCTGCCAACCAGTAATCACCTCATTTACACGAAATGACTCAGGACGTTTGCGGCTAAAAGAGTCATCAAATACAGTTCCGTCAATCAGTGTACCTTTATAATGCACCTTCACGGTACTTTTCGCAGTAGGCACAGGACCTTTTCCTTGCAATATTACTTTATACTGCACTCCGCAAGGCAGTTCCATAACACCCTCTTCGTTCAGGTTCTCTTCCAGAAAGAGCATATTTGCTTCTTTGTAATCTTTATGTTTTAAGCTCATAATTGTTTTGTTTTATTATTGAATTATATCTGTTCGGGTATGTTTTTAGTGCAAATGTACTATAATTCCTTATATTTTTGCCAGTTTATATTTGATGCTTTTGAGAGATATTATTTGTAACTTCATTGATAAAAAAAACGGCCATATTGGAATTTAGCGCCAAAGAGTATGTCTTTTTCAGCTTGTTATCAAAACTATTGCATCAATAAGTCTGTTTATTTATTAGGCATTTACAATAATAAAATCAAGGTCTCAAATGAAGTAACTGATGAAAAAGATACTTGTCGTTTTCTTCCTTATTTTTCCTTTAGGCATATTAGTCCAATCTTTGAATTACTTTGATAGCCTGAAGAAATTACAATTAAGGAAAAATATAACAGATTCATTGAGGTTGCAGGCGCTTTTATCATTAAGTGAAGGTTATGCCAATAACAATCCTGATTCTGCTATCCATTATGCACAAGCTGTTGTTCAGTTTGTAACAAGAAATAAGGATAAACTACCAGTATGGGCAGAATGGAATGCAAGTAATCATATGGGAATGGCTTTACAGAGTATCGGTAATTATCCTGATGCACAAGAATATTTTTTGAAACACCTGAAGCAAAGTGAGATGATAAAGGATTCTTATGGAATTTTTAAGGCTTATATATGTTTAGGGGATATAAATCTGGAGGAAGAAAATTACAAAGATGCCGTATCAAATTATAAAAAAGCTATACCTCTTTATCATGGACAAAAAGATCCTTACTGGATATGGAATTTTTTCCCAACAATAGAGAACCTTGCTCGTGCTTATGAAAAACAAAATATGCTTGATTCTGCTCTTTATTATGCCCAATATGGACTTCGTACAAGTATAGATTTTGCAGGTAAAGATGCGATCCCTTATTGGGGAAACATATTGGGAACTATTAATTCAAAATTAGGACAGTCATCATTAGCATTGGAATATTTCAGAACTTATCTTAGGGTGCTGAAATATTCATTGGATATTAAAAGTCAGATCCTTTGTTTTTA encodes the following:
- a CDS encoding BT4734/BF3469 family protein, giving the protein MKVTQFKGLLRRETQRNVKLTALMEKMKVGEEEELLTNLRHSLQYVNRTAHCTAVDKLPKLCFAAEFKKADARQEMIHYNGVVLLEIDRLAGVEEAEAVRDEVARLPHTLAAFVGSSGKSVKLLVSFIRPDGSLPQIETDAELFHAHAYRKAVRFYEELISYKVTLKRPSLNHCCRYSCDSGLYFNPETNPILMKQPCEVNAELIDEGTVPGENDWLLRLMPGQQYRSIVSSLFESSLQVVYEEMGGFPQEGDIKPFLVALAGNCFRSGVPEEDVVKGAMLHFNLLKSEMELRLTVHNVYLGGKNFGGKPCLTAEQQLAVKTEEFMDRRYEFRHNTQTTGMEYRERNSFVFDFRPVTQRVFNSIALNAQKEGIQLWDRDVTRYIFSDRTPLFAPIEDYLSKLPAWDGKDRIRLLADAVPCENKYWRDFFHRWFLCMVAHWQGRNKQYANSTSPLLVGKQGYKKSTFCLSILPPELRAYYTDSIDFGSKRDAELYLNRFALISIDEFDQITVGQQAFLKHILQKPVVKTRKPNQSVVQELRRYASFIATSNHYDLLTDTSGGRRYICIEVTDIIKIPKDINYEQLYAQAVSEIQSGERYWFDTEDEAVLMAGNEKFEVQPPAEQLFLQYYRAAGKNEPCEKLLASEILTRMQKKSGFKLSATKINTFGRILSKLQIPQTSSNKGRLYNVVEC
- a CDS encoding glycoside hydrolase family 3 N-terminal domain-containing protein; translated protein: MKKISFLLSFAFALATQAQPTAKLGVNSIDEVVKAMTLQEKAQFLIGSSITNFNGVGAVVGNTMNLVPGAAGTTVPIPRLGIPSTVLADGPAGLRIAPIRENDNSTYYCTGFPIATVLASTWNTDLVKKVGEAMGNEVHEYGCDVLLAPGMNIHRNPLCGRNFEYYSEDPLIAGKMAAAIVNGVQSQGVGTSVKHFAGNNQETLRTRNDARITQRALREIYLKGFEIAVKEAQPWTVMSSYNKINGTYTQEDYELLTTILRDEWGFKGLVMSDWTGQRNTAAQVHAGNDLMMPGQIEQANEIVAKIKSGELSEADVDACVKRMLQYIMLTPHFKDYKFSNKPDLKAHAAITRNSAAEGMVLLKNNEAALPLTAGLKNIALFGITSYDFIAGGTGSGDVNKAYVVDLQQGLQNAGFGVQPKIKAVYDKFRAYENEKLQEINKQRGWYLGPLRPEEPVIEESFINFRADDSDLAIITFGRNSGEGNDRRINADFELSDAERALLTNVTRAFHAKGKKVVVILNVGGVIETASWKHLPDAILLAWQAGQEGGNTVADALKGTVNPSGHLPMTFPMDYTDHPSSRNFPAGFVSSWDDEQNATLLKKKDVGYTNYEEDIWVGYRYFNTNKKEVSYPFGYGLSYTTFNYSNADVKKSGNDWKVTVKVTNTGKVAGKEVAQVYIKAAPGEVKKPLCELKAFGKTQLLAPGQSEILTMTIKNSDLASFNEGKSAWVVDAGQYTALIGASVADIRQSVPFAVAKSQITEVHNVLKMKNEMNRMK
- a CDS encoding FKBP-type peptidyl-prolyl cis-trans isomerase, with translation MSLKHKDYKEANMLFLEENLNEEGVMELPCGVQYKVILQGKGPVPTAKSTVKVHYKGTLIDGTVFDDSFSRKRPESFRVNEVITGWQEALQAMPLGSRWIIYIPYMLGYGTRAAGKIKPYSTLIFEVELLGVR
- a CDS encoding tetratricopeptide repeat protein, yielding MKKILVVFFLIFPLGILVQSLNYFDSLKKLQLRKNITDSLRLQALLSLSEGYANNNPDSAIHYAQAVVQFVTRNKDKLPVWAEWNASNHMGMALQSIGNYPDAQEYFLKHLKQSEMIKDSYGIFKAYICLGDINLEEENYKDAVSNYKKAIPLYHGQKDPYWIWNFFPTIENLARAYEKQNMLDSALYYAQYGLRTSIDFAGKDAIPYWGNILGTINSKLGQSSLALEYFRTYLRVLKYSLDIKSQILCFYEIGKHFERNNQIDSAVYYGREAYSLSKKSVFRIDILKTSRLLSQLFKSENQIDSAFKYQSIMLETQESMFSRDKISRINMLKFNEQIRQKEIEFAKQHQEEMRVRRLQLTILAISIIAVIIVFLLLSRTIIASQKLIKFLGVVVLLISFEFIDQVLHPIIETFTNHTPSLMLLILVSIASLLVPLHFKLEKWAIAKLIEKNNKIRLVAAKKTIQELDEKLQ